TCTCTAATCGCCTTAGCAGGAATGATCACCGAATCCTTGAATTTCAAAGAAGAAGCAAGAGGTCTTTCAATCTTACAAAGTCTTCTTCCATCAGTAACTGCGAAGACAAGCTTATCTCCTTTCGGAACCATAAAAAGCCCGTTAAAGATATATCTTTGATCCTCATGAGCGATCGCATAAGAAGTCTTGCGGATCATCTCAGCAAACATAGAAGTAGGAAAATCAGAAATGAGAGAAGGATCCACTTTAGGAATGGTTTTAATCTCTTCTGCGTCCATTCCATTCAGTTTGTTCTTATAGTCGTTCTTCTTTGTAGCATCAGTAATATAAGTGATGCTGGAATCTGAATCAGAGTTCTCGGTAGACAGCAAAGCTTCTTCGAAGTGAATCGTCTTGAAGATACTGGAAAGTTGTTTTGCAGGTAAGGAAATATTTCCCGGTTTATCAATATCAGCATTTAATGATGTTTTAATAGATATCTCTAGGTCCGTCGCAGAAATAGATACGGAAGAATCTTCCGCCTCCAATTTTAAGTTGGAAAGAACGGACCGAATTTCTCTAGCAGAGATAACTCCTTCTACAGCGTGGATCGCTTTTAGAAATTCAGATGTGTTCACTTTGATCTTCAATTTACTTTCTCCATTATTAATGAATGGTTATAGATATATATTTCTTATATGTACTGTCGTTGTACTTGTACCTGTAAGTATGTAGATAAGAGGCATAATCCTTTAGATAAGGGAAATATGTCGCATTTATATTGAAAAGTACAATTTCCAGGGACCGGAAAAAACTCCTGTATATCTGTTATCTTAACAACATAATTCGCTGATTATAAGGGACAATAATTATGGGTTATGTCTTATTGAGATGTTATGAATATAAAATGAACTAGATATTTACATCTTATATTCAGCTCTATGTCGTATAAACTAGAGGCTTGTAGATTGGGTTTTTTATTGGAAGCGGAATCGATTTAGAATTTCTTCTACTTTAATGGAAAAATCTTTATCTTCTTTGATCTTTTTCTCTATGTTGCGAACGCCATGAATTACCGTAGTATGCTCGCTACTGAACATGCGGCCCACCTGACTTTTATTCAGTCGAAAGCCAATATGCAAAACATACATGCAGAGATGGCGAGGAATAACGTATTCAGGTTTGCGACTTTTTCCCATGACCTCTTTCGGATCCAATTGGTATAGAGAAGAGATATGTTCGATGACCTTGTCTTGGCTGAGTTGGAAGTTCTTTTTACGAAAGATCCTGTTCTTTAAGATCTCTTCTATCATTGAGCTTGTGAAGAATAGATGAGAAAACGCTCTCTTATGAAGAGCAAGATCGTTCAAAGCTCCAAGCAATGCCCTGGTATCATCTTCGATCAGGTCGGCAATTAAAGCGATATGTTCTGTAGAAAGACCTAGATTCAGGATTTGGCAGTTTTTTTCCAGGATTCCAATACGAGTTTCTTTATCTGGAGCTTGGATATCTGCCTGGACTCCGGTTACAAAGCGAGATTTCAAACGGTCATGTAGAGGAAGTTCAGAGCTGGGACGATCCGAAGCGATGACGATCTGTCTCTTTCTCTCGAATAAGAAATTAAAAATAGTGAAGAATTCCTCTTGGGTTTTCTCCGCTCCAGTGTTTAAGAGCTGAATATCATCGATTAAAAGACAGTTATAAGATTGGTACTTAATTTTGAAAGACTCGATAGAGTCCCTGGACTGAAGAGCGAATAAGAACTCGCTCATAAATGATTTAATGTCCACATAATGGACTGTTTTCCAAGGCTCTCTCTTTAGAATCTCTGCACCGATTGCATGAAGGAGATGTGTCTTACCCACACCTACTTTTCCGAATAGATAGAGAGGATTGATCTCTGCAGGATTTTTTACACACTCTGTAGCGGCACTAAAGGCTAACCGATTCGTGCTTCCGACTATGAAATTATCAAAAGTATAATCTTGATTAAAAGAATAAGAACGATCCTTGAAGTTTTCCTTCAAGACTTGATTTAAATTAGAAGGAGATTCTAAGACAATCTCTACTGGTATTCTATTTCCACTCGCGCGAAAGATAGCTTCTTCGATATAATTTTGGTACTTCTTCTCTACATGTGTTTTGATATTTGAAGAAGGAGCTATAAGTATACAACGATCGTCCGTAAGACTCTCTAATTGCAATGTATGTATAAACTTATCAAAGTAAGTAGGAGGAATTTCTTTGGAGACTTCCTCTAATACACGTTGCCAGCTAGGGTCCAAGGAACACTCCAAATAAAAAATTCAAAACGCAACGATGACAAATCGATAATCGATTACCATTTTGTCTCGGAAGATAGATAGAACTGAATAGGAAAACGATCCGGAAGACCGTTCGACGAGATTACACTATTTTTCTTCAGTCGGTCACCTACAAATGAAAATTCGGAAATCAAAGAAGAAACATGAGGAAAAACAAATAGGATTGGTGATAGATAAATCATTATGTCTCTTACTTATTTTAGTAAGTTTTTATAATGATTAACGATTGTTATGCGAAGTTAAGTGAAGGAATATAAACTAAATCTGACAAAAGTTATTACTTCTGCTCGAGCAAGGAAAGCTCGTGAATCAGTAAAGAGAGCGAGATGTTCTCTTGTCCATGTATCTTTTCGTGCAATTTCTCTTTGAATCGAAAGACTGCTTCCATTTTAGGAAGATTAGCTTCGAAATCAGATCGCGAATACTCTTGTAATAGAAGCAAACCGACTAGGTCCAGAAAATCTTTGAAGGAAAAATCTTCTTTCCAATCTGCATGTTCTTCTTTGTAGCCAAGGATCCATTCTTCCAAACGAAGATAATCCAATGGTTGCCGAAGGTTTCCGCCAATTCTTTGTGAGATTTGTTCTAGGACTTGGGGAGGACAATCAAAAGGATCCATACTTCCTCCCTGAGCAGGTAAGTATGTTAAGGAATTCTTATAATGCAAATCTTTGATGATGGATTGAGGTAAGTATCCGAAAGGAATGCATACTGCTCGGCTGATGATTGTTTCCTTAAGCTGATCCAAATTGGTTACTATAAAGATGAATCTTGTAAAAGCCGGAGCTTCTTCTAAGGATTTTAATAATGCGGTCTCTGCTTCATTGCCTATGAGGGAAGCATCAGGTATGACTATGAATCTTACTTTAGAGAGATGAGGTCTATAATAGAGCCTGGTGCGTATCAACCATCGGATCGTGAACTCCTCTGGGTTATCCTCTTTACCTATTGAGATCTGTTTATTCTTTTCTAAAGGAAACCAAACGATATCAGGATGGGATTGATGCATGAATGCACGACAGGAAACGCAATGCCCACAGGAAGTCCCTTCGATGCAGAGAACATGTCGGATAAATCTTTCGACTGCTGATTCTTTTCCTGTTCCTTCGGGACCGTGAAAGATAAGAAGGGGAGGCAATAGCTCCGGTTGAGAGCTGTATTTTTTTAAGAATACTAAAGCTCTCTCTTGTCCTTGGATTTCATCGATCCCGAATGCGGAAGACATAGTCTCTTTTATTAGAGATTAATAAATAGGAGTCAACCAGTGTTTATAATTCGGATTCTTTCCGACCACCAGATCAAAGAAAGTTGATTGTAGTTTCTTTGTGATCGGTCCCATTTCTCCGGTTCCGATTTTTCTCCTATCTACTTCACTTACCCAAGCGATCTGCACTCCCGTTCCCGAGAAAAAGATCTCATCCGCGATATAAAGTTCGCTTCGAGTAATATCTCTTTCGATGACTTCGTATCCGAAGTCTTTTGCAAGTTGGAGAACGGAACGTCTAGTAATTCCTTCCAACAAAGAAGAAGAGATAGAAGGAGTGATGATCTTACCATCTCTCACTAAGAAAATATTTTCGGCAGAGCCTTCACTTACGAAACCTCTTCCATCTAGAAAGATTGCTTCGTCATATCCGTTTTGAACTGCTTCGGATTTTGCGAGAGCTGAGTTCACATAACCGCCGGAAACTTTAGAAAGAGTAGGGATGACAGTATCGTCGAACCTTCTCCAACTTGAAACCATAGTGGTAAGACCACGCTTTGTGTCTAAGTAATCATCCAACTCAAGAACATAGATAGCAAGTTCAGTAGGAACATCGTGGAACCTCGGAGACAATTGAAGAGCAGAGGTATAAATAAATGGTCTGAGATAAACATTCCTTTTATAACCTGATTGCTTAAGAAGTTCGATCGTTATGTCTCTGAGTTCTTCTGGAGATTTTGTGAATTGCAACTGCATGATTCGAGTAGAGTTCACTAATCTTTTATAATGATCTAAGATGCGAAAGACATAGAGGTTATCACTCTTGTCATCGTAGTAACCACGAATACCACCGAAGACGGTTGTTCCGTATTGAAGAGCATGAGTTTTGATATTGATATTCGCTTCTGACTCTGGGACTATTTTTCCTTCGAAGTAAGAGAGTTTCTTGATGGATTCGGGCATGTACAGGGAACCTGAAAGTGATACTATGTATTACATGATTCTAAGGATAGGCTCTATTGTCGACTAATGATCGACTAATCATTCGAGCTTGTCCAAGAGTCGAAAGGATGTAATGAGCTCTTCTTTTTTTCCGAATCGCTTTGATTGTGTTGTAGTTGGTGCGGGTCATGCAGGCTCCGAAGCAGCCTATGTCTCATCTATCGGCGGTGCGAAAACTCTTCTGATCACAATGAACCTAGATACGATCGGGCAAATGTCTTGCAACCCGGCTATCGGAGGAATTGCAAAAGGACATATGGTCCGAGAAGTCGATGCACTTGGTGGACT
Above is a window of Leptospira semungkisensis DNA encoding:
- the dnaN gene encoding DNA polymerase III subunit beta, which gives rise to MKIKVNTSEFLKAIHAVEGVISAREIRSVLSNLKLEAEDSSVSISATDLEISIKTSLNADIDKPGNISLPAKQLSSIFKTIHFEEALLSTENSDSDSSITYITDATKKNDYKNKLNGMDAEEIKTIPKVDPSLISDFPTSMFAEMIRKTSYAIAHEDQRYIFNGLFMVPKGDKLVFAVTDGRRLCKIERPLASSLKFKDSVIIPAKAIREISKMIGTAETGKIGIIDNQIYVNANQIELLCKLIEGNFPNYEQVIPKSSKYSAVIPKEGFQIYLRQALIAAEEPTRQIRLTFAKGNLNFYAQTQGVNEVSINMPIEYSGEEITVAFKGEYLSDVFKSIDDNEFRIEFSDSSSPVVFKDPSDPDFISVIMPMKI
- the dnaA gene encoding chromosomal replication initiator protein DnaA, translated to MDPSWQRVLEEVSKEIPPTYFDKFIHTLQLESLTDDRCILIAPSSNIKTHVEKKYQNYIEEAIFRASGNRIPVEIVLESPSNLNQVLKENFKDRSYSFNQDYTFDNFIVGSTNRLAFSAATECVKNPAEINPLYLFGKVGVGKTHLLHAIGAEILKREPWKTVHYVDIKSFMSEFLFALQSRDSIESFKIKYQSYNCLLIDDIQLLNTGAEKTQEEFFTIFNFLFERKRQIVIASDRPSSELPLHDRLKSRFVTGVQADIQAPDKETRIGILEKNCQILNLGLSTEHIALIADLIEDDTRALLGALNDLALHKRAFSHLFFTSSMIEEILKNRIFRKKNFQLSQDKVIEHISSLYQLDPKEVMGKSRKPEYVIPRHLCMYVLHIGFRLNKSQVGRMFSSEHTTVIHGVRNIEKKIKEDKDFSIKVEEILNRFRFQ
- a CDS encoding branched-chain amino acid transaminase; this encodes MPESIKKLSYFEGKIVPESEANINIKTHALQYGTTVFGGIRGYYDDKSDNLYVFRILDHYKRLVNSTRIMQLQFTKSPEELRDITIELLKQSGYKRNVYLRPFIYTSALQLSPRFHDVPTELAIYVLELDDYLDTKRGLTTMVSSWRRFDDTVIPTLSKVSGGYVNSALAKSEAVQNGYDEAIFLDGRGFVSEGSAENIFLVRDGKIITPSISSSLLEGITRRSVLQLAKDFGYEVIERDITRSELYIADEIFFSGTGVQIAWVSEVDRRKIGTGEMGPITKKLQSTFFDLVVGKNPNYKHWLTPIY